The Helicobacter ganmani genome includes a window with the following:
- a CDS encoding tetraacyldisaccharide 4'-kinase, whose protein sequence is MRKIEKYFFAPSPLQKLLAFCLLPFSLIYCIIATLKRKFARFYDFGIPIISVGNLVLGGSGKSPFIIEIAKNYPNSCVILRGFGRKSKGLKVVSIQGNLQTNVQIAGDEAIMLAKNLPYCSVIVSENRKNAILKAKELGAKIVFLDDGFRFNFKKLNIILKPKLEPYFDFCIPSGGYREHKRSYQKADILAQEGRDYERKVQLLYPTKRMLLLTAIANPSRLDSYLPDVVGKIILKDHSFFDKTKILEEYARLSATSLLVTQKDATKLEEFGLPLSLLHLEMHINPVIQQSIQEYIAKES, encoded by the coding sequence ATGCGTAAAATTGAAAAATATTTTTTTGCACCTAGCCCATTGCAAAAACTCCTTGCCTTTTGCCTTTTGCCTTTTAGCCTCATTTACTGCATTATTGCCACTCTCAAGCGAAAATTCGCACGCTTTTATGATTTTGGGATTCCAATTATTAGTGTGGGGAATCTTGTTTTAGGCGGTAGTGGTAAATCGCCTTTTATTATAGAAATTGCGAAAAATTATCCAAATTCTTGCGTGATTTTGCGTGGATTTGGGCGCAAAAGCAAAGGCTTAAAAGTTGTCAGTATTCAAGGCAATCTACAAACAAATGTGCAAATTGCCGGTGATGAGGCGATTATGCTCGCCAAAAACCTGCCTTATTGTAGTGTAATTGTCAGCGAAAATCGCAAAAATGCGATTCTAAAAGCCAAAGAATTAGGAGCCAAGATTGTCTTTTTAGACGATGGATTCCGCTTTAATTTCAAAAAATTAAACATCATCTTAAAACCTAAGCTAGAACCTTACTTTGACTTTTGTATCCCAAGCGGCGGGTATCGCGAACACAAAAGATCCTATCAAAAAGCTGATATTCTAGCACAAGAGGGCAGAGATTATGAGCGCAAAGTCCAACTCCTCTACCCCACCAAAAGAATGCTACTTCTTACGGCGATTGCAAATCCCTCACGATTGGATTCTTACTTGCCTGATGTAGTAGGAAAAATCATCTTGAAAGACCATTCTTTTTTTGATAAAACCAAAATACTAGAAGAATATGCGCGTCTTAGTGCCACTTCTCTCCTTGTTACGCAAAAAGATGCAACAAAACTTGAGGAATTTGGCTTGCCACTTTCTCTTTTGCATTTAGAAATGCACATTAATCCCGTAATCCAACAAAGCATTCAAGAATATATTGCAAAAGAATCGTAA